The DNA window ACAGGACGTCGCACGGCAGCGCGGTCCCGTCGTCCAGCTCGACCGCGGTCACGCGGTCGCCGTGGCGCTCCACCGACGCGACGCTGGCGCCGAAGCGGATCTCCCCGCCGCTCGCCTCGAGGTCCCGGCAGCTCTCCTCGATCCAGCGCCCCATGGCGCCGCGCGCCGGATGCAGGAAACCTCGCCCCGGCACGTCGAGGCTCCGGCTCGATGGGTGCGCCATCCGCCCACGAAGCTCGGGGTGGGCGTCGCGAAGGCCGCGCGTCGTCGGCTCGTCGGCCACGATCACGCGCCCCGGGACGAAGAAGCGCTCGGCCTTGGGCGCGAGCGCGTCGAGCGAGCAGCCGAAGACCTTGCGCAGGAACGGCTCGAAGACCCGCTCGACGACCGTCGCGCCGAAGCGACCCCGGAGCCAGGCGTCGACGTGATCGGCCGCGGGCTCCTCTTCGGCCGCCAGCAGCTCGCGGACCACGGCGTCGGCCACCTCGTCGCCCAGAAGGCGGACGTCGGGGCACTGATTTTCACGGTTGAGCCGCCCGCCGAGCACGTGCCCCTCGTTGGGGAAGCCGTCGATCCGGTTCCACTCGATGTCCAGGCAGCCGTAGATCGCGTGGTCGAGGCGCTCGTCGCCCGTCGCCATGCCCATCCGGATCCCTCGGTCGAAGTCGACGCGGCGCCCGTCCACGACGGCCTCGTAGGGCATCCACGCCCCGCCCGGTCCGGGGGCGGGCTCGATGACGGTGACCTCCGCGCCTCGACGCGCGGCGAGTCGCGCCGCGGCCAGCCCGGACGCACCCGCGCCCATCACCACTGCTCTCTGCTTCATCGTCGTCTCCGCGTCTCGTTCTGAGACGCCCTGGGAAACGGCCGACGCGGCGGGGGCTTGAGAATTTTCTCCAGACAGAGGAAGCGAGCGACCAAGTTGTCGTAGCCTGCGGCAGGAGACGAGCGTGAAAGACAAAGAACACTATCTCGGGCCGGTCCTGATCGGTGGCGTCGTCGCGGGTGTGCTCAGCGCCATCCCGATCATCAACTACTGCAATCTGATCTTCTGCATGTGGATGCTGCTGGGCGCGGGCCTCGCCGTGAAGCTCATCCAGGACAAGACCAACACGGTCGACGCCAAGGAGGGCGCCCTCATCGGCGTGCTCACCGGGCTCGTGACCGGCGCGATCTTCGGTGTCCTCTACGTGCTGATGTTCCTGCTCTTCGGGGCGGCGATGATCCCGGGCGCCGCAGCCGGGGAGCTCGAGGGCGCGGCCGGCGGAACGCTGATGATGTTCATCATCCTCGGCGGCAGCTGCATCTTCTCCTTCGTCGTCTACGGAGGCTTCGGCGCGCTCGGCGGCCTGCTCGCGTCGATGATCTTCCCGCCGAAGAACGGCGATCAGGGCGGCGGCGGCGGCTTCGCCCCGGCTCCGAGCGCGCCTGGCTTCGGGCAGCCTCCGGGCGGTCCGGGCGCTCCCCCGAGCGGCGGCGGCTTCGGTCAGCCCCCGAGCGGCGGCGGCGGCTTCGGTCAGCCTCCGAGCGGTGGCGGCGGTCAGCCTCCGGGCGGCGGCGGCTTCGGCCAGCCCCCGGGCGGTGGCGGCGGTCAGCCCCCGGGCGGCGGCTCGCCCTGGGGTCAGTGAAGCCGAGCCTTCGCCCGCTCTTCGTCGCCGCCGGCTTCGCGTTCGTCGCGGGCCTGGCGGCGGCGCCGCTGTGGTGGCCTCACGGGCCGCTCGCCGCGATGGCGCGCGTGGTGTTCGCGGGGCTCTGCCATCAGATCCCCGAGCGCACCTTCGCCCACGACGGGCACGCCATGGCGGTATGCGCGCGCTGCGCGGGGATCTACCTCGGGCTGGCCATCGGCCCGCTCGTCGCCCTCGTGTGGCGTGTGGACCCGCGACGGCGCGCGCCGTGGCTCCTCGGAGCGCTGCCCATCACGGCCCAGGTCGTCGCCGCGTGGGTCTGGCCCTCGCTCGACGTCGCCTGGCTTCGCGCGGCGACCGGCCTCTGGGCCGGCGTCTTCGGCGGGTTCTTGCTGGCCTGCGCCGTCTCGACCGCGAGCGCGCCCGCGCGGACCCCGCTCGGCTCGGCGAGCTGATCGCGGCAATCGGGGCTCAAGCCCGAGCCGCGATCGGCCGTTGCCATGGGCATGAGGCGAGATCTGAGCCCTGCCGAGCTGTTCGACCGCGAGTACCCCGCCGCCCGCAAGGCGCCGCACCTCGCGCCGGTGCCCTCGTACGCTCGCCCCCTCGACGTCCGTCGCGCGATGGAGGTCGACCTGAGCGTCATCCGCGATCAGCGCGGTGACCTCGTGGTGGCCGAGCTGGGCAAGCACCTCCCGTTCGTCGCGCGCCGCATGTACTCGCTCGTGCGCGTCCCCGAGGGCGAGGCGCGCGGCGGCCACGCGCACAAGGAGCTCGAGCAGCTCCTCTTCGTGCTCCACGGCGCGCTCGACCTCGTGCTCGACGACGGCGTGACCAAGCAGCGCGTGCGGCTCGACGACCCCGAGAAGGCCATCTACCTGCGCCCGATGGTGTGGCGCGAGCTCGAGCACTTCGCCCCCGGCACCGTCTGCGTCGTGCTCGCCTCCGAGGTCTACGACGAGAGCGACTACCTCCGCTCGTACGACGCTTACCGCGACGAGCTGGCCGCGCTCGGCTGGTGACGGGGGCGCTGAGCGCTGGTGTCGCGCAGACGTGATCGATAGGATGGCCCGAGGGGATGGCCATTCTACTCGTCGTCGACGATGAGCCGGACGTTCGCTTCCTGGTTCAGATCATCGCGTCTCAACAAGGTCACGAGGTGATCGAGGCCGCCGACGGAGTGGAGGCGCTCGAGATCCTCGAGTCCCGCCCCGTCGACGCGGTCGTCACCGACTTCCACATGCCGCGCATGAACGGCGTCGTGCTCCGCGACCGGATCCGGGCGCGGTGGCCGGAGCTGCCCGTGCTGCTCTGGAGCGCCAGCCGTCACCCCGTCCACGAAGGCGAGCCGGTCCCCGACGCGCTGGAGAAGGACCCCCTCGAGCTCGACATCTCGTCCCTCCTTCACCCCCGCGCGCAGGTAGGCCCCACATGAGCGCCCCCGAGACTCGGCTCACGACCGGAGACCCCAACCTCGATCGCGTCCTGCACGGCGGCATCGTCGAGGGCTCCACGGTCGTCATCAGCGGCCCTCCGGGCGCGGGAAAGAGCATCCTCGCGCAGCAGATCGTCTTCGCGAACGCGACGTCCGAGCGACCGGCCCTCATGGTGGCGACCTTCTCGGAGCCGCAGTCGAAGATCGTCGCGCACCTCTCGGGCTTCGACTTCTACACACCGGACGCGTTCGGAGACAGCGTGCGACCGCTGGCGCTGAGCGACGCGCTGCGCAGCCCCGACGGGCTCGCCAGCGTGGTCGGTCGGCTCACCGCGGAGGTCGTCCAGACCCGGCCCGCGGTGGTCGTCATCGACTCGGCGAAGGCGATGACCGACGCGGCCGCCTCGTCGCCCGACCTGCGCTCGCATGTCTACGAGCTGGTCGCGCGACTCTCTCACACCGGCACCACGCTTCTGCTCGTGGGCGAGTACGACGACGACGCCATCGCGACGCGGGCG is part of the Sandaracinaceae bacterium genome and encodes:
- a CDS encoding NAD(P)-binding protein, whose product is MKQRAVVMGAGASGLAAARLAARRGAEVTVIEPAPGPGGAWMPYEAVVDGRRVDFDRGIRMGMATGDERLDHAIYGCLDIEWNRIDGFPNEGHVLGGRLNRENQCPDVRLLGDEVADAVVRELLAAEEEPAADHVDAWLRGRFGATVVERVFEPFLRKVFGCSLDALAPKAERFFVPGRVIVADEPTTRGLRDAHPELRGRMAHPSSRSLDVPGRGFLHPARGAMGRWIEESCRDLEASGGEIRFGASVASVERHGDRVTAVELDDGTALPCDVLFWSRPPALLCRAAGISVPSARPAFRDLAVVHLVASEEPSTDLHYATFYDPGDAIHRVFFTRQVRPDCAPLERRAMSVEVVLGPDEALDEAAITERVWGELRSAGLVPETARPTWSHVERFSRVFPILTPEVAAGDRACRAALAGLTNAALVGRSEDAAFLNMILLACDRAVNELLEDASARTAA
- a CDS encoding DUF2085 domain-containing protein; translated protein: MKPSLRPLFVAAGFAFVAGLAAAPLWWPHGPLAAMARVVFAGLCHQIPERTFAHDGHAMAVCARCAGIYLGLAIGPLVALVWRVDPRRRAPWLLGALPITAQVVAAWVWPSLDVAWLRAATGLWAGVFGGFLLACAVSTASAPARTPLGSAS
- a CDS encoding FdtA/QdtA family cupin domain-containing protein, with product MRRDLSPAELFDREYPAARKAPHLAPVPSYARPLDVRRAMEVDLSVIRDQRGDLVVAELGKHLPFVARRMYSLVRVPEGEARGGHAHKELEQLLFVLHGALDLVLDDGVTKQRVRLDDPEKAIYLRPMVWRELEHFAPGTVCVVLASEVYDESDYLRSYDAYRDELAALGW
- a CDS encoding response regulator, with product MAILLVVDDEPDVRFLVQIIASQQGHEVIEAADGVEALEILESRPVDAVVTDFHMPRMNGVVLRDRIRARWPELPVLLWSASRHPVHEGEPVPDALEKDPLELDISSLLHPRAQVGPT